One genomic segment of Xyrauchen texanus isolate HMW12.3.18 chromosome 5, RBS_HiC_50CHRs, whole genome shotgun sequence includes these proteins:
- the ambn gene encoding LOW QUALITY PROTEIN: ameloblastin (The sequence of the model RefSeq protein was modified relative to this genomic sequence to represent the inferred CDS: substituted 1 base at 1 genomic stop codon), with protein sequence MPRGDIPVPHQLRPESHRLPTGTQQQIAALTNPWASXPNPNAGLNPLSAQYQYLPYAQQPQLFYYPIFETLTRNPMFSYRVPVFQPVTSQQYPANAVPAPLASRPSWPLTAQAKRHRQNAPQLHPNQPQQQQVPYFYMIPQIQQQMTGTYGGFSSEELQHVGRMGHVGMHMPALRGNVFPLAAPQPVPQPSTPIPSTPIPSTPLEWPTRPLLRSSHPVLMLYPLQEHPTQIME encoded by the exons ATGCCAAGGGGAGATATACCAGTGCCTCACCAGTTACGACCTGAATCTCACAGACTGCCTACTGGTACTCAACAACAGATAGCCGCACTGACCAATCCATGGGCTTCTTAACCCAACCCCAATGCTGGTCTGAATCCACTTTCTGCGCAATATCAGTACTTGCCCTATGCCCAGCAGCCCCAG CTTTTCTACTATCCTATTTTTGAAACACTAACAAGGAATCCAATG TTCTCTTACAGAGTGCCTGTGTTCCAGCCTGTAACATCTCAGCAATATCCTGCTAATGCAGTTCCAGCTCCACTCGCTTCAAGGCCTTCATGGCCATTAACTGCACAAGCCAAACGACACAGACAAAATGCTCCACAACTGCATCCAAACCAGCCACAGCAGCAACAG GTTCCTTATTTTTATATGATCCCACagattcaacaacaaatg acTGGAACATATGGTGGTTTCAGCTCTGAGGAACTTCAG CATGTGGGGCGCATGGGTCATGTTGGCATGCACATGCCTGCGCTGAGAGGCAATGTTTTTCCTTTGGCTGCACCACAACCTGTTCCACAACCTTCCACACCAATACCTTCCACACCAATACCTTCCACGCCGCTGGAATGGCCTACCCGGCCACTCCTGAGGTCAAGCCACCCAGTGTTGATGCTGTACCCGCTACAGGAGCATCCCACCCAAATAATGGAATGA